The nucleotide window GTCGACCGGCTCCTGGGGGCCGGGGCCGACAAGGTCGGGGTCAACACCGCCGCCATCGCCCGCCCCGAGCTCATCGGAGAGATCGCCCGGCGCTTCGGCAGTCAGGTGCTCGTGCTCTCGGTCGACGCCCGGCGCTGCCCCGAGGGCGTGAGCACCGAGTCCGGCTACGAGGTCACCACCCATGGGGGACGGCGCTCCACCGGTATCGACGCCGTGGCCTGGGCGGTGCGGGCCACCGAGTTGGGGGCGGGCGAGATCCTGCTCAACTCCATGGACGCCGACGGCGTCACCGGCGGCTTCGACACTGAGATGATCGACGCGGTGCGGCGCGAGGTGGGCGTGCCCCTCATCGCCTCAGGAGGGGCGGGACGGCCCGAGGACTTCGCCCGGGCCGCCGACCACGGCGCCGACGCCGTCCTGGCCGCCTCGGTCTTCCACTACGGGACCATGACCGTGGGCCAGGCCAAGGAGGCCCTGCGCCGCGCCGGGCACCCGGTGCGCTGAGGGCGGGCCACGGGGCATGGCCGCCCCGGGCGGCGGTGGGCAGTCCTCCCCTTTGCCTCGGCCCGACGGCTTCGGTATCCTCCGATCGGTTACGGTCCTCCTGTGACCTGTACCATGTCAGGGCGCCCCTCGGCAGCGCCCACCTCATCAGATCAGGATCCCCATGAGCACCTACCCCGGCCAGCCCGGACCGTACGACCCCAACGGCCAGGACCCTTACGCCTCCAGCCCCAATGCCGGGCAGGCCTATCCGGGCCAGCCCTACCCGGATCAGCAGATGTACAATCCCGCCGCCCAGCAGCCCTATCCGGGCCAGGCCGGCTACGGGGCGCCCTACGGCGGATACATGCCCAATCCCACCGAGAAGAACTGGATGGGCATCACCTCCCTGGTGCTGGGGATCTTCAGCGTGTGCTGCTGGGGTATCCCGGGTGTCATCGCGGTGATCTTCGGCATCCTCGGCATTCAGGCGGTCAATAATGGGGAGGCTGACAATAAGGGGCTGTCGATCGCCGGTATTGTCATTGCCGGGGCTTCTTGGGTGCTACTGATCATTCTGTGGATTCTGGGCGCATTGAATAGTTCTCTGAGTTCCTGAATGGATACACTCGTGGTCCATGCCGCCGCCCATCCACAGGTGCGCCGTTGCCGCTCCTCTCGTCTATGGCTGGGCGCCGCCACGCTGCTGAGCCTGCCCGTGGTGGCGGTGATCGGGGGAGGGGTCCTCTTCCCCCGCACCTTCTCCGTGGTCCCGGAGCTGTGCCTCATGCACCGCAGCACCGGGCTGTGGTGCCCCCTGTGCGGGGGGACGCGGGCCACCGCCGCCCTCATCCACGGGGACCTGCCCACAGCCCTGGGTTACAACCCCTTCGCCCTGGCCATCGAGCTCGTCGCCCTCCTGGTGGTCCTGCGCTGGCTCCTGCGCAGGATCCGGGGAGC belongs to Actinomyces capricornis and includes:
- a CDS encoding DUF2752 domain-containing protein produces the protein MDTLVVHAAAHPQVRRCRSSRLWLGAATLLSLPVVAVIGGGVLFPRTFSVVPELCLMHRSTGLWCPLCGGTRATAALIHGDLPTALGYNPFALAIELVALLVVLRWLLRRIRGAQGAFLTGWEATGLLVSTGIFFVVRNLPGMWVHMGPLLGPPG
- the hisF gene encoding imidazole glycerol phosphate synthase subunit HisF, yielding MSLAIRVIPCLDVKDGRVVKGVNFQGLRDAGDPVELAARYDEQGADEITFLDVSASSEGRSTMMEVVSRTAEQVFVPLTVGGGVRSAQDVDRLLGAGADKVGVNTAAIARPELIGEIARRFGSQVLVLSVDARRCPEGVSTESGYEVTTHGGRRSTGIDAVAWAVRATELGAGEILLNSMDADGVTGGFDTEMIDAVRREVGVPLIASGGAGRPEDFARAADHGADAVLAASVFHYGTMTVGQAKEALRRAGHPVR
- a CDS encoding DUF4190 domain-containing protein, whose translation is MSTYPGQPGPYDPNGQDPYASSPNAGQAYPGQPYPDQQMYNPAAQQPYPGQAGYGAPYGGYMPNPTEKNWMGITSLVLGIFSVCCWGIPGVIAVIFGILGIQAVNNGEADNKGLSIAGIVIAGASWVLLIILWILGALNSSLSS